The Salvelinus fontinalis isolate EN_2023a chromosome 9, ASM2944872v1, whole genome shotgun sequence genome has a window encoding:
- the commd9 gene encoding COMM domain-containing protein 9 isoform X1 yields MAAILDEHFSSLQILLKAPSKDAVRQLCADSFPSGAPESWRLAESTAGTLSVSAIEAKELIAALHTLSHHILFHNLTAPEQILVLFPKSFHPSLKNLITKIMLEHSPTWRNEALSNQISLPHLVEMDWRVDMKTASDSVSRMAVPTCLVHMKVEDSSCLKGSGALSSVTVELSKETLDTMLDGLGRIRDQLSVVAGK; encoded by the exons atggctgccattttggaTGAACATTTTTCTTCCTTGCAAATTCTTTTAAAG GCTCCATCGAAGGACGCAGTGCGGCAGCTGTGTGCTGACAGCTTCCCTTCTGGAGCCCCTGAGTCATGGCGACTCGCGGAAAGTACAGCAGGGACCCTGTCTGTGTCTGCCATCGAGGCAAAGGAG CTTATTGCAGCCCTGCACACCCTTTCTCACCACATCCTATTCCATAACCTGACAGCGCCCGAGCAGATCCTTGTGCTATTCCCCAAGTCATTCCACCCCAGCCTCAAGAACCTCATTACCAAGATTATGCTTGAGCACAG CCCCACATGGAGAAATGAGGCTCTGTCTAATCAAA TTTCGCTGCCCCATCTAGTGGAGATGGACTGGAGAGTCGACATGAAGACGGCATCTGACTCGGTCAGTCGCATGGCTGTGCCCACCTGCCTGGTGCACATGAAG GTGGAGGACTCCAGCTGTCTAAAGGGCAGTGGCGCTCTCTCATCGGTCACGGTGGAGTTGAGCAAGGAGACTCTGGACACCATGCTGGACGGCCTGGGCCGGATCCGTGACCAATTGTCAGTGGTGGCTGGAAAATGA
- the commd9 gene encoding COMM domain-containing protein 9 isoform X2, which produces MAISSFLAPSKDAVRQLCADSFPSGAPESWRLAESTAGTLSVSAIEAKELIAALHTLSHHILFHNLTAPEQILVLFPKSFHPSLKNLITKIMLEHSPTWRNEALSNQISLPHLVEMDWRVDMKTASDSVSRMAVPTCLVHMKVEDSSCLKGSGALSSVTVELSKETLDTMLDGLGRIRDQLSVVAGK; this is translated from the exons ATGGCGATTTCCTCCTTTTTA GCTCCATCGAAGGACGCAGTGCGGCAGCTGTGTGCTGACAGCTTCCCTTCTGGAGCCCCTGAGTCATGGCGACTCGCGGAAAGTACAGCAGGGACCCTGTCTGTGTCTGCCATCGAGGCAAAGGAG CTTATTGCAGCCCTGCACACCCTTTCTCACCACATCCTATTCCATAACCTGACAGCGCCCGAGCAGATCCTTGTGCTATTCCCCAAGTCATTCCACCCCAGCCTCAAGAACCTCATTACCAAGATTATGCTTGAGCACAG CCCCACATGGAGAAATGAGGCTCTGTCTAATCAAA TTTCGCTGCCCCATCTAGTGGAGATGGACTGGAGAGTCGACATGAAGACGGCATCTGACTCGGTCAGTCGCATGGCTGTGCCCACCTGCCTGGTGCACATGAAG GTGGAGGACTCCAGCTGTCTAAAGGGCAGTGGCGCTCTCTCATCGGTCACGGTGGAGTTGAGCAAGGAGACTCTGGACACCATGCTGGACGGCCTGGGCCGGATCCGTGACCAATTGTCAGTGGTGGCTGGAAAATGA